In Aulosira sp. FACHB-615, the following are encoded in one genomic region:
- a CDS encoding pre-16S rRNA-processing nuclease YqgF, producing the protein MDLNEFSPNQPVILGFDPGKDKCGLAVMGLDRQLHYHQVVPASAAIASIETLRQQYPVSLLVMGNQTTAKQWKQKLQQELLQTLNIMLVDERYSTLEARDRYWQMYPPQGLTKLLPKGMRQPPRPIDDIVAILLIERYLNRLTESTVNRQ; encoded by the coding sequence ATGGATTTAAATGAATTCTCACCCAATCAACCAGTAATTCTTGGCTTCGACCCTGGTAAAGATAAGTGTGGTTTAGCTGTGATGGGATTAGACAGACAGCTACATTATCATCAAGTTGTACCTGCATCAGCAGCGATCGCTAGTATAGAAACACTCAGACAACAATACCCTGTTTCTTTACTTGTCATGGGTAATCAAACCACAGCCAAGCAGTGGAAACAAAAATTACAACAAGAATTATTACAAACATTAAATATCATGTTAGTAGATGAGCGATATTCTACTTTAGAAGCACGCGATCGCTATTGGCAGATGTATCCACCCCAAGGACTAACAAAACTATTGCCAAAAGGAATGCGCCAACCACCAAGACCGATAGATGACATTGTGGCTATCTTATTAATTGAAAGATATTTAAATCGTCTGACAGAATCAACTGTTAATAGGCAATAG
- a CDS encoding DUF3146 family protein, whose product MSAKRLPETTAHVKITRQSWQHGFLEGEVSAGDFEWHFQWHFRRGELSVKPSQGRALIKEPLGRFLEKQDYQLEPGGDYAFTIRAEL is encoded by the coding sequence GTGAGTGCAAAACGTTTGCCAGAAACTACTGCCCATGTTAAAATCACACGCCAATCCTGGCAACATGGGTTTCTTGAGGGCGAAGTCAGCGCCGGAGATTTTGAATGGCATTTCCAATGGCATTTCCGCCGTGGAGAACTGTCGGTGAAACCCTCCCAAGGTCGCGCTTTAATTAAAGAACCTCTTGGTCGCTTTTTAGAAAAACAAGATTATCAGCTAGAACCAGGAGGAGATTATGCTTTTACTATCCGAGCAGAACTGTAA
- the pgmB gene encoding beta-phosphoglucomutase: protein MDTKTITDNFIYTDWTLTETQFDPEQIHSRETIFTIGNGYLGTRGSFERDYPRELPATFIHGVYDDVPVVYTELANCPDWLPMVVIIDGNRFRLNEGEITHYERVLDVRHGLLSRSLRWRTPTGKTINMDFQRFASFADQHILCQRCQLTPLDFDGLIEVQGSINGYPENQGFNHWVDLDQGKTEHGIWLHSRTRGSRITIGMAAKMTVSGTEASIQVNTAPGYPSLNATFLTKSQQTVTVEKIVTVFTSREIETPVKAAQEKLAQISNYETLRNAHTQAWDAVWQQSDILLEGDNTAAFAIRYNIFQLLIAAPRHDDKVSIPAKTLSGFGYRGHVFWDTEIFILPFFTFTQPAIARNLLTYRYHTLAGARRKALHSGYKGAMYAWESADTGDEVTPRWSLPNDFYGEDIRIWCRDREIHISADITYAVWYYWLATGDNEWLRDCGAEIVLDTAIFWASRVEYNSEQERYEIRAVIGADEYHELVHNNTFTNRMVQWHLEKALFIDDWLRQNFPERATELAKQLQITSEVRSHWQDIIAKIWIPYDPETGLIEQFEGFFQLQDINLDEYEPRQRSIQAILGIEEGNKRQVLKQPDVLMLLYLMRESADFPYNPQSLQANWDYYAPRTDITYGSSLGPAIHAIIASDVGESTTAYKQFMQAAMVDLEDSRGNTNDGIHGASAGGVWQAVVFGFGGIQLTENSPVANPHLPSHWTRLKFKLHWRGEWHEFDLHQGEGEQGRMVDIRGVIFDLDGVLTDTAEYHYQAWQRLADEEGIPFNRQANEALRGVSRRESLMLIIGDRKYSEAQIQEMMERKNNYYVELIHHVTSKDLLPGAIALLDELRQAGIKTAIGSASKNARTVVELLGIADKVDAIADGYSVQKPKPAPDLFLYAAKELGLQPQQCVVVEDAAAGIEAALAGGMWTVGLGPVERVGAAHLVLPSLAGVKWADIQMSSEL from the coding sequence ATGGATACCAAAACTATTACTGATAATTTTATCTATACAGACTGGACGTTAACTGAAACCCAGTTTGACCCCGAACAAATACATTCTAGAGAAACTATTTTTACCATTGGCAACGGCTATTTAGGCACACGCGGCAGTTTTGAAAGAGACTATCCGCGTGAATTGCCGGCTACTTTTATCCACGGTGTCTATGATGATGTGCCTGTAGTATATACAGAACTTGCCAACTGTCCTGATTGGCTACCAATGGTAGTAATTATTGATGGTAATCGCTTCCGCCTCAACGAAGGAGAAATTACTCATTACGAGCGAGTGCTGGATGTGCGTCACGGACTCCTCAGCCGTTCTTTACGTTGGCGCACTCCCACCGGCAAAACTATAAATATGGACTTTCAACGTTTCGCTAGTTTTGCAGATCAGCATATTTTGTGTCAACGCTGTCAGTTAACGCCGTTAGATTTTGACGGATTGATTGAAGTGCAAGGTAGCATCAATGGTTATCCTGAAAATCAAGGATTCAATCATTGGGTAGATTTAGACCAAGGTAAAACTGAACATGGCATCTGGTTGCATAGCCGGACTCGTGGCTCACGAATTACGATTGGTATGGCAGCCAAGATGACCGTATCAGGAACGGAAGCATCTATCCAAGTTAATACTGCGCCTGGTTATCCTTCCTTAAATGCGACCTTTCTCACCAAATCACAGCAAACTGTGACAGTGGAAAAAATCGTCACAGTCTTTACCTCACGGGAAATTGAGACACCAGTCAAAGCAGCGCAAGAAAAACTAGCTCAAATTTCCAACTACGAAACCCTCCGCAATGCACATACTCAAGCCTGGGATGCAGTTTGGCAGCAGAGTGATATTTTGCTAGAAGGTGATAATACTGCGGCTTTTGCAATTCGTTACAATATTTTTCAACTGTTAATTGCTGCGCCTCGCCATGACGATAAAGTGAGTATTCCCGCCAAAACTCTTTCTGGGTTTGGCTATCGGGGTCATGTTTTTTGGGATACAGAAATTTTTATCCTGCCATTTTTTACATTTACCCAGCCTGCGATCGCACGCAACTTACTAACTTACCGCTACCACACTTTAGCAGGTGCTAGACGTAAAGCCTTGCATTCTGGCTACAAAGGCGCGATGTACGCTTGGGAAAGTGCCGACACTGGCGATGAAGTTACACCTAGATGGTCACTTCCCAATGATTTTTATGGTGAAGATATCAGAATTTGGTGCCGCGATCGCGAAATTCATATTAGTGCAGATATTACCTATGCTGTTTGGTATTATTGGTTAGCCACGGGTGATAATGAGTGGCTGCGTGATTGCGGTGCAGAAATTGTTTTAGATACAGCTATCTTTTGGGCGAGTCGAGTTGAGTATAATTCAGAACAAGAACGCTACGAAATTCGCGCAGTCATTGGAGCCGATGAGTATCACGAATTGGTTCACAACAACACCTTTACTAACCGGATGGTGCAATGGCATTTAGAAAAAGCACTATTTATTGATGATTGGCTACGGCAAAACTTCCCCGAACGAGCGACGGAATTAGCCAAGCAACTGCAAATTACATCCGAAGTGCGATCGCATTGGCAAGATATAATTGCTAAAATCTGGATTCCCTACGACCCAGAAACTGGACTAATTGAGCAGTTTGAGGGATTTTTTCAACTCCAAGATATTAACTTAGACGAATACGAACCCCGTCAGCGTTCCATCCAAGCAATTTTAGGCATTGAAGAAGGCAACAAGCGACAAGTCCTGAAACAGCCAGATGTGTTGATGCTGCTGTATTTAATGCGGGAATCAGCAGATTTTCCCTACAACCCCCAATCCTTACAAGCAAATTGGGACTACTACGCACCCCGCACAGATATTACCTACGGTTCATCCCTCGGCCCGGCAATTCACGCCATCATCGCCTCTGATGTCGGTGAATCGACAACAGCTTACAAACAATTTATGCAAGCCGCAATGGTGGATTTAGAAGACAGTCGCGGGAACACCAACGATGGTATTCACGGTGCAAGTGCGGGCGGTGTATGGCAAGCTGTAGTTTTTGGCTTTGGTGGCATTCAGTTAACAGAAAATAGCCCCGTAGCCAACCCCCATTTACCTTCTCACTGGACGCGACTGAAATTTAAACTTCATTGGCGTGGGGAGTGGCATGAGTTTGATTTGCATCAGGGAGAAGGGGAACAAGGAAGAATGGTGGATATTCGGGGTGTAATTTTTGATTTGGATGGTGTGTTAACTGATACGGCGGAGTATCACTATCAAGCTTGGCAAAGGTTAGCTGATGAAGAGGGTATTCCCTTTAATCGCCAAGCAAATGAAGCTTTGCGGGGTGTGTCACGGCGTGAATCTTTGATGTTGATTATTGGCGATCGCAAGTATTCCGAAGCACAAATTCAAGAAATGATGGAGCGTAAAAATAACTACTATGTAGAATTAATTCACCATGTCACATCTAAAGATTTATTGCCAGGTGCGATCGCACTTTTGGACGAGTTACGGCAAGCTGGAATTAAGACTGCTATCGGTTCAGCCAGTAAAAATGCCCGTACTGTAGTTGAGTTATTGGGCATTGCTGATAAAGTAGATGCGATCGCAGATGGTTATAGTGTGCAGAAACCCAAACCCGCACCGGATTTATTTCTATACGCCGCCAAAGAACTCGGACTACAACCACAACAATGTGTAGTCGTCGAAGATGCTGCCGCCGGCATAGAAGCCGCCTTAGCCGGGGGTATGTGGACAGTAGGACTAGGCCCTGTTGAACGTGTCGGTGCAGCCCATCTAGTATTACCAAGCCTCGCAGGTGTGAAGTGGGCAGATATTCAAATGAGTAGTGAGTTGTGA
- a CDS encoding sucrose synthase: MNELLQAVLNSDEKSVLQELIFSLTASGKQYFLRNEILQVFADYCHNSQKPAYFYYSSSIGKLIHYTHEIILSEENTWVVIRPKIASQEVWRLNADLSECELMSPQAYLDVCDRLVNHYQPHILEIDLGPFYEDSPSVDDPRNIGQGLAFLNHYLCDQLVNDPQHWLEVLFQALRRVQYDGRRLLIGDRISSGVQFAQQIKQAIKFLSERPADEPYEKFHFHLQNLGFAPGWGNTAARVSETLSLLDRLIDTPQPAILEAFVARVPVVFRVVLISIHGWVGQQDVMGRDETLGQVVYVLEQARSLENKLRQEITLAGLDVFGIQPHVIILTRLIPNCEGTSCGLRLEKVEDTENAWILRVPFEEFNPEITNNWISKFEIWPYLESFTNDVEKELFAVFKGRPNLIIGNYSDGNLVASLLSHRLKVTQCNIAHSLEKPKYLFSNLYWHNLEDQYHFSAQFTADLISMNAADFIITSSYQEIVGTPDGMGQYESYKCFTMPELYHVVNGIDLFSPKFNLVPPGVNQKIFFPYTQKEDRDFNQSQQIEDLIFNRQDPQIFGNLAEQNKRPIFAVATLSSIKNLTGLVDCFGQSEELQKRCNLIILTSKLHPAEAANPEEAAEIQRLHDIINHHHLHNHLRWLGMRLTGGNIGEAYRIIADRQGIYVHFARFESFGRSILEAMISGLPTFATQFGGALEIIENREDGFIINPTDLEGAAQKIIAFLDECEHHPQHWQEVSEWMIQRITNKYNWSSHTSQLLLLAKMFSFWNFVAPENNEARDRYMESLFHLIFKPRAEKILEQHRHKQK, from the coding sequence ATGAATGAACTGCTACAAGCTGTGCTGAACAGCGATGAAAAATCTGTCTTACAAGAATTGATATTTTCATTAACTGCTTCAGGTAAACAATACTTCCTAAGAAATGAAATTCTGCAAGTATTTGCAGATTATTGCCATAACTCCCAAAAGCCTGCTTATTTTTACTACTCTTCTTCGATTGGGAAACTGATTCACTATACCCATGAAATAATTTTGTCAGAGGAAAATACTTGGGTTGTGATTCGTCCCAAAATTGCTAGTCAAGAAGTTTGGCGGTTGAATGCTGACTTGAGTGAGTGTGAATTGATGTCACCGCAGGCTTATTTAGATGTGTGCGATCGCTTAGTTAATCACTACCAACCCCATATCCTGGAAATCGACCTCGGCCCATTTTACGAAGATTCTCCCTCCGTTGATGATCCCAGAAATATTGGTCAAGGTCTAGCCTTTCTCAACCATTACCTGTGCGATCAATTGGTAAATGATCCGCAACATTGGTTAGAGGTATTGTTTCAAGCGTTGCGGCGAGTGCAATATGATGGGAGACGCTTGTTAATTGGCGATCGCATTTCTTCAGGTGTGCAATTCGCGCAACAAATCAAGCAAGCAATCAAGTTTCTCAGCGAAAGACCAGCTGATGAACCCTACGAAAAATTTCATTTTCACCTGCAAAACCTGGGTTTCGCACCTGGATGGGGAAATACAGCAGCGCGAGTTAGTGAAACGCTATCATTACTTGATCGGCTAATTGATACCCCCCAACCTGCCATTTTAGAAGCATTTGTAGCGCGTGTTCCTGTGGTTTTTCGCGTCGTCTTGATTTCTATTCATGGTTGGGTAGGACAACAAGATGTCATGGGACGCGATGAAACATTAGGTCAAGTCGTCTATGTGCTGGAACAAGCACGCAGCTTAGAAAACAAACTCCGCCAAGAAATCACCCTTGCGGGACTTGATGTATTTGGTATTCAACCCCATGTGATCATTCTGACTCGACTGATTCCCAACTGTGAAGGTACATCCTGCGGACTCAGGCTAGAAAAAGTCGAAGATACAGAAAATGCGTGGATTCTACGGGTTCCTTTTGAGGAATTTAATCCAGAGATTACGAACAATTGGATTTCTAAATTTGAGATTTGGCCTTATTTAGAAAGTTTTACCAATGATGTAGAAAAAGAACTCTTCGCTGTATTTAAAGGTCGTCCCAATTTAATAATTGGCAATTATAGTGATGGGAATTTAGTCGCCTCACTTTTATCTCACCGTCTCAAAGTTACTCAATGTAATATTGCTCATTCCTTAGAAAAGCCTAAATATCTCTTTAGTAACTTATATTGGCACAACCTAGAAGACCAATATCATTTTTCAGCACAATTCACGGCTGATTTAATTAGTATGAATGCTGCCGATTTTATTATTACTTCTTCTTATCAAGAAATTGTCGGTACACCCGACGGTATGGGGCAGTATGAATCTTATAAATGTTTTACGATGCCTGAGCTATATCATGTAGTCAATGGCATTGATTTATTCAGCCCTAAATTTAACTTAGTACCGCCTGGTGTCAATCAAAAAATCTTCTTTCCCTATACCCAAAAAGAAGATAGGGATTTTAATCAAAGCCAACAAATTGAAGACTTAATATTTAACCGCCAAGACCCGCAAATTTTCGGTAATTTGGCAGAACAAAACAAGCGACCTATCTTTGCTGTCGCCACCCTATCATCGATTAAAAATCTGACTGGATTAGTTGACTGTTTCGGTCAAAGTGAAGAATTACAAAAGCGGTGTAATTTAATTATCTTAACCAGTAAACTGCATCCAGCAGAAGCCGCTAATCCAGAAGAGGCGGCAGAAATTCAACGGCTGCATGACATTATTAATCACCATCATCTCCATAATCATCTTCGCTGGTTGGGAATGCGTCTGACTGGTGGGAATATTGGCGAAGCCTATCGGATAATAGCCGATCGCCAAGGAATTTATGTGCATTTTGCGCGGTTTGAGTCTTTTGGTAGAAGCATTTTAGAAGCGATGATTTCTGGTTTACCAACTTTTGCGACTCAGTTTGGTGGTGCGTTAGAAATTATTGAAAATCGAGAAGATGGATTTATTATTAACCCTACCGACTTAGAAGGAGCAGCCCAGAAAATTATCGCGTTCCTGGATGAATGTGAACATCATCCGCAACATTGGCAGGAAGTATCTGAGTGGATGATCCAGCGAATTACTAATAAATATAATTGGTCATCACACACCAGTCAATTATTATTACTGGCGAAAATGTTTAGCTTTTGGAACTTTGTCGCTCCTGAAAACAATGAAGCACGCGATCGCTACATGGAAAGCTTATTTCATCTCATCTTTAAACCGAGAGCCGAAAAAATATTAGAACAACATAGACACAAGCAAAAATAA
- a CDS encoding HetP family heterocyst commitment protein — MNYQVPSSQNNCHSLITPEQLEQVIEAISDGRYSWGCVLILRFIGYNPLHFMPQRTYSRLIKEQNQYMAAKLNSDNHVSASSNNTDIPRKTHNLNQSNPLDKSENKPGNIQGMNVLYLKSNMSNLYSSKDEDIQN; from the coding sequence ATGAACTACCAAGTACCTTCTTCTCAAAACAACTGTCATAGTTTGATTACTCCTGAACAGTTAGAGCAAGTAATTGAAGCTATTAGTGATGGTAGATATTCCTGGGGTTGTGTATTGATTTTGCGTTTTATCGGCTATAATCCACTCCATTTTATGCCTCAAAGAACTTACAGCCGTCTGATAAAAGAACAGAATCAATATATGGCGGCAAAATTAAATTCAGATAATCATGTTAGTGCTTCAAGTAACAATACTGACATCCCAAGAAAAACGCATAATTTAAATCAATCAAATCCTCTGGATAAATCTGAAAACAAACCAGGAAATATCCAAGGGATGAATGTACTATATTTAAAATCAAATATGTCTAACCTTTATTCATCAAAGGATGAAGATATACAAAATTAA
- the aroB gene encoding 3-dehydroquinate synthase, translated as MTSTINVNLPQQSYEIAIAPASLDQLGQSLANLKLGQKVLVVSNPTIFKHYGERAIASLKSAGFNVASYCLPAGERYKTLNSIQKLYDVALENRLERSSTMVALGGGVIGDMTGFAAATWLRGINVVQVPTTLLAMVDSAIGGKTGVNHPNGKNLIGAFHQPRLVLIDPEVLKTLPVREFRAGMAEVIKYGVIWDGELFTQMEASKHLNQLRYMKPELLSEILTRSCQAKADVVGKDEKEGGLRAILNYGHTIGHAIESLTGYRLVNHGEAVAIGMVAAGQIAVNLGMWQQAETDRQNAIIQKAGLPTKLPAGVDIAAIIDALQLDKKVKAGKVRFVLPTQIGVVTVTDQVPADVIQQVLQGMQ; from the coding sequence ATGACTTCTACCATTAACGTTAATTTACCGCAGCAGTCTTATGAAATTGCGATCGCACCTGCAAGTTTAGATCAACTTGGTCAAAGTCTGGCCAATCTCAAGCTAGGGCAGAAAGTACTTGTGGTATCTAATCCCACTATTTTTAAACATTATGGCGAAAGAGCGATCGCATCACTCAAGTCCGCAGGATTTAACGTAGCGAGTTATTGTTTACCCGCCGGTGAACGCTACAAAACCCTCAACTCCATCCAAAAACTCTACGATGTCGCCTTAGAAAATCGCCTGGAACGTTCCTCGACAATGGTAGCCTTGGGGGGAGGCGTAATCGGTGACATGACTGGTTTTGCTGCTGCAACTTGGCTGCGGGGAATTAACGTTGTCCAAGTTCCTACCACTCTGTTAGCAATGGTAGACTCTGCTATCGGTGGCAAAACAGGCGTAAATCATCCCAATGGCAAAAACTTAATTGGCGCATTTCATCAACCGCGTTTAGTCTTAATTGACCCAGAAGTGTTAAAAACTTTACCTGTGCGTGAGTTTCGTGCAGGTATGGCAGAAGTTATCAAGTATGGTGTGATTTGGGATGGGGAATTGTTTACCCAAATGGAAGCCAGTAAACATCTCAACCAACTCCGCTACATGAAGCCGGAATTGTTGAGTGAAATATTAACTCGTTCTTGCCAAGCCAAAGCCGATGTTGTCGGCAAAGATGAGAAAGAAGGCGGACTCAGGGCAATTCTCAATTATGGACACACCATTGGTCATGCTATTGAAAGCTTGACTGGTTATCGATTAGTTAATCATGGCGAAGCAGTTGCGATCGGTATGGTAGCGGCTGGACAAATTGCTGTCAATTTAGGTATGTGGCAACAAGCCGAAACTGACCGACAAAATGCCATCATTCAAAAAGCAGGTTTACCCACAAAATTACCTGCGGGTGTAGATATTGCTGCAATTATTGATGCACTGCAACTAGATAAAAAAGTCAAAGCAGGTAAAGTGCGGTTTGTGTTACCAACCCAAATTGGTGTAGTCACAGTTACCGACCAAGTACCAGCAGATGTCATCCAGCAGGTACTACAAGGAATGCAATAG
- the petL gene encoding cytochrome b6-f complex subunit PetL yields the protein MFAVVAYIGFLGLFTAIAAGLLFGLRAAKIL from the coding sequence ATGTTTGCCGTAGTTGCTTACATCGGTTTTTTAGGTTTATTTACTGCGATCGCAGCAGGTTTGTTGTTCGGTCTACGTGCTGCTAAAATCCTCTAA
- the bioB gene encoding biotin synthase BioB, which translates to MSVGIRYDWQEAEIQQIYDMPLLELVYQAASVHRQYHDPKKIQVCKLISIKTGGCPEDCGYCAQSSRYQTEVKPQALLDKDTVVNIAQTAKQKGVSRVCMGAAWREVRDNSQFEKVLEMVKEVTDMGLEVCCTLGMLTADQAKRLETAGLYAYNHNLDTSEDYYSTIITTRTYSDRLNTIENVRQTNVTVCSGGILGLGETAKDRVSMLHTLANLNPHPESVPINILSQVEGTPLENQPDVPIWDVVRMIATARIVMPTSDVRLSAGRARLSQVEQAFCFMAGANSIFSSDDNKMLTVTTPCPDYDADQEMLNLLGLEMRPPVQRPALTLA; encoded by the coding sequence ATGTCGGTGGGAATACGCTACGATTGGCAGGAAGCAGAAATTCAGCAGATTTATGATATGCCATTGCTAGAGCTTGTTTATCAAGCTGCTAGTGTACATCGTCAATATCATGACCCGAAAAAAATACAGGTCTGTAAACTGATCTCCATTAAAACAGGAGGTTGCCCTGAAGATTGTGGCTACTGCGCTCAATCTTCTCGTTATCAAACAGAAGTAAAACCACAAGCACTTCTGGATAAAGATACTGTAGTCAATATAGCCCAAACAGCCAAGCAAAAAGGTGTCAGTCGTGTTTGTATGGGTGCGGCTTGGCGAGAAGTGCGGGATAATTCTCAGTTTGAAAAAGTGCTGGAAATGGTCAAAGAAGTGACCGATATGGGCTTAGAAGTATGCTGCACCCTGGGAATGTTAACAGCAGACCAAGCCAAGCGATTAGAAACAGCCGGGTTGTATGCTTATAACCATAATTTAGATACTTCTGAGGACTATTACAGCACAATTATTACCACAAGGACTTATAGCGATCGCCTGAACACTATTGAGAATGTCCGGCAAACTAATGTCACTGTCTGCTCTGGTGGGATTTTGGGCTTGGGTGAAACTGCTAAAGACCGTGTATCAATGTTGCATACTCTGGCAAATCTCAACCCACATCCAGAGTCAGTCCCAATTAACATTCTTTCCCAAGTAGAAGGTACACCCTTAGAAAATCAACCAGATGTCCCAATTTGGGATGTAGTGCGGATGATTGCGACAGCACGTATTGTCATGCCAACTTCTGATGTGCGTTTGAGTGCAGGCCGCGCCCGACTTTCGCAAGTTGAGCAAGCTTTCTGTTTCATGGCTGGAGCTAATTCTATCTTTTCCAGCGACGATAACAAAATGCTAACTGTCACCACACCTTGTCCAGATTATGATGCTGACCAAGAAATGTTGAACTTGCTGGGCTTAGAAATGCGTCCACCTGTCCAAAGACCAGCACTAACTTTGGCTTAG
- a CDS encoding NAD(P)-dependent oxidoreductase: protein MKKLLITGASGFLGWHLCQLAKPEWEVYGTYHSHLLEIPGIKILKVNLTDFQELKQLFNDIHPDAVIHTAAHSQPNFCQIYPQESHLINVTASCNIAGLCADDSIPCVFTSTDQVFNGLNPPYHEASPVCPINIYGEQKVMAEMGMLERYPITAICRMPLLFGGATPTAQSFIQPFIQTLKEEKELNLFIDEFRTPASAITAAKGLLLALQKVNGIIHLGGKERISRYDFGQLLIEVFQLPSTSIKGCRQQDVKMSAPRPADVSLDSSQAFGLGYQPLSIKEELQIIAQYQNYL, encoded by the coding sequence ATGAAAAAACTATTGATTACCGGAGCCAGTGGCTTTTTAGGATGGCATCTTTGCCAACTAGCAAAACCAGAATGGGAAGTTTATGGTACTTATCACTCTCATTTGCTAGAGATTCCGGGAATCAAAATACTGAAAGTCAATTTAACAGACTTTCAAGAATTAAAACAACTATTTAACGATATTCATCCAGACGCAGTTATTCATACAGCCGCCCATTCACAACCCAATTTTTGCCAAATTTATCCGCAAGAATCACACCTCATCAATGTCACCGCATCTTGCAACATTGCTGGACTCTGTGCAGATGATTCGATTCCTTGTGTGTTTACATCCACAGATCAAGTTTTCAATGGCTTAAATCCTCCTTATCATGAAGCTTCACCAGTATGCCCCATAAATATTTATGGTGAGCAAAAAGTCATGGCTGAAATGGGGATGTTAGAGCGATATCCTATAACTGCAATTTGCCGAATGCCTTTACTGTTTGGCGGTGCGACACCCACAGCCCAGAGTTTTATTCAACCATTTATTCAAACTTTAAAGGAAGAAAAAGAATTAAATTTATTTATTGATGAATTTCGTACACCAGCCAGTGCAATAACAGCCGCTAAAGGACTATTGTTAGCCTTACAAAAAGTGAATGGCATTATTCATCTAGGAGGCAAAGAGCGAATTTCACGTTATGATTTTGGACAGTTATTAATAGAAGTCTTTCAACTACCATCCACAAGTATAAAAGGTTGCCGACAACAAGATGTCAAAATGTCCGCACCCAGGCCAGCCGATGTTTCTTTAGATAGTTCTCAAGCCTTCGGTTTAGGATATCAACCTTTATCTATCAAAGAAGAATTACAGATCATTGCTCAGTATCAGAATTATCTTTGA
- a CDS encoding tetratricopeptide repeat protein, whose amino-acid sequence MVFWRCIAASGLIVCLISGCNSKAQSSIKNTQQVVQEINVSQLLTEAKTNQKAEDLFHQGNKLLDAQKYQDAIAVYDKAIALNPESADAWINRGIALTKLQKHTDALASYDQAIAIKSDKDEAWYNRGNALASLQSYPAAVAAYDQAIAIKPDKQEAWINRGIALTKLQRYPEALASYDKAIAINPNKPEAYYNRACTYALQNKVDLAVANLKVATRLVPEKYQQLAKTDPDFKKVRNDQRFQKLIQ is encoded by the coding sequence ATGGTCTTTTGGCGCTGCATAGCTGCCTCTGGCTTAATTGTTTGCTTGATATCTGGTTGCAATAGCAAAGCCCAGTCATCAATCAAAAATACTCAGCAAGTGGTACAAGAAATTAATGTTTCCCAGTTGCTGACAGAAGCAAAGACGAATCAAAAGGCAGAAGATTTATTTCATCAGGGCAATAAATTATTAGATGCACAAAAATACCAAGATGCCATAGCAGTTTATGATAAAGCGATCGCCCTCAATCCAGAAAGTGCAGATGCTTGGATTAACAGAGGTATAGCTTTAACAAAGTTGCAAAAACATACAGACGCACTAGCATCTTACGATCAGGCGATCGCCATCAAGTCTGATAAAGATGAAGCTTGGTACAATCGAGGCAATGCTTTAGCCTCCTTGCAAAGTTACCCAGCCGCAGTTGCAGCTTATGATCAAGCGATCGCCATTAAACCAGATAAACAAGAAGCCTGGATTAACCGAGGCATAGCCTTGACAAAATTACAGCGTTATCCAGAAGCACTAGCATCTTATGACAAGGCGATCGCCATTAACCCAAACAAGCCAGAAGCCTATTACAATCGAGCTTGTACTTATGCCTTACAAAATAAAGTAGACTTAGCCGTTGCAAACTTAAAAGTCGCCACTCGCCTCGTTCCCGAAAAATACCAACAATTAGCAAAAACCGACCCAGATTTTAAGAAAGTACGTAATGATCAAAGATTTCAAAAGTTAATTCAATAG